ACAATGAAACAAGAGTTATCAAATAAAACAGAAAAAAAAGAAATTAAAATATGCGTTGTCGGACTTGGCTACGTAGGACTACCGTTAGCAAGATTGTTTTCAACCAAGTTCCCAACCATTGGATACGATATCAATCAAGAAAGAGTAAACCGTCTTATGCAAGGCAAAGACGACACACTTGAGGTAGACGACTTCTTACTACAAGAAGCAATAGATAAAAATAACTTCTTTTGTACAACCGATATAGAAAAAATAAAAGATTGTAATTTTTATGTAGTTACGGTGCCTACCCCTGTAGATAAACATAATAACCCTGACCTTACTCCACTTCGTAAAGCCTCCGAAACAATAGGAAAGGTAATAAGCAAGGGTGATATAGTTGTTTATGAATCCACAGTATATCCGGGAGTAACAGAAGAGGAATGCCTCCCAGTAGTGGAAAAAGTTTCAGGATTGACTTTCAATAAAGATTTTTTTGCAGGTTATTCACCGGAGAGAATAAATCCTGGCGACAAGGAACGTACAGTAGAAAAAATAAAAAAAGTAACATCTGGTTCTACTCCAGAGATTGCAAAATTGATAGACGAAGTATATAATACTGTTTTGATAAATGGAACCCATCTTGCACCAAGCCTAAAGGTTGCGGAAGCATCAAAAATTATTGAAAATGCACAGAGAGATGTAAACATTGCTTTCATGAATGAATTGGCAAAGATATTTAATGCAATGGGAATAGATACCAATGATGCAATAGAAGCTGCAGCCTCTAAATGGAACTTTATTAAACTAAAACCTGGCTTGGTAGGAGGTCATTGTATAAGTGTTGACCCTTATTATTTGATACAGAAAGCACAAGTTTATGGAGTTTTACCGCGCTTAATGACTGATGCAAGGCGCCTTAATGACAATATGGGAGAATATGTTGCCAATAGAGTTATAAAACTAATGAATTATAAAGGAGTTATGGTAAAAGACGCCAAAATCCTAATCTTGGGAATAACCTTTAAGGAAAACTGCCCAGACATTCGCAACACAAAAGTAGTAGATATAGTTCATACCCTAGAACCTTACACCAAAAACATAACAATCTACGACCCATGGGCAAATAAAGAAAATGTAAAACATGAATATAATTTAGAAATAACCAATACCCTACCAAAAGAAAAGTTTGACACAATTATTCTTGCTGTGGCACATAAGGAATTTTTGGATATAGGTATAAATTCAATGTTAAAAGATACATCTGTACTATATGATGTGAAATCAGTATTGGATAAAGATATTATTGACGGAAGATTGTAAAACTATATGATACAACATACATTAAGTTACGGGTCAATGGAAGAAGAGGGCTATTTTACTGGTAGGAAATAAATGTATTGTAAAAAGCAAATTCATTTACTGCTCTCACTAAATAAGTGGGTTATTGAATGTCAATTATTTCAAATAACAATTGTTTTTATGTAGACAATAACGAATAAATATTAATAACGTAAATTTTATATAGTATGAAAGGAATTGTTCTTGCAGGAGGCTCGGGTACTCGATTGTATCCCATAACAAAAGGTATATCAAAACAGTTAATACCCATTTATGATAAGCCAATGGTGTATTACCCTATTTCGACTCTTATGCTAGCCGGAATTCGTGAGATATTAATAATCTCTACACCGCAGGATTTACCTGGGTTTAAGAGACTTTTAGGTGATGGGACTGATTATGGTGTGAGGTTTGAGTACGCTGAGCAACCAAGCCCAGATGGATTGGCACAGGCATTAATTATTGGTGAACAGTTTGTAGGAGATGATGCTGTGTGTCTTGTATTAGGAGATAATATTTTTTATGGACAAGGTTTTAGTCCAATGTTAGGGGAGGCGGTAGAAAATGCAGAGCAACAAAAGCAAGCTACTGTTTTTGGATATTACGTGGATGACCCTGAACGATACGGTGTTGTGGAATTTGATACTACTGGCAAAGCCTTAAGCATTGAAGAGAAACCCGAAAACCCAAAATCCAATTATGCTGTGGTAGGTTTATATTTCTATCCAAAAGGAGTTGCCGAAATAGCTAAAAATGTAAAACCTTCACGAAGAGGAGAATTGGAGATAACCTCTGTTAATCAAGAATATTTGAAAAATCAAACTCTCAGTGTGCAACTTTTGGGTAGGGGTTTCGCATGGCTAGATACAGGTACTCATGAATCTCTTTCAGAAGCATCCAATTTTATAGAGGTTATAGAAAAAAGACAAGGATTAAAAATTGCTTGCTTAGAAGAAATAGCCTATAAGAATGGGTGGATTTCCTCAGAAGACATGGCTCGTATCGCCGAACCAATGAAGAAAAATCAATATGGACAATATCTATTAAAACTTTTATCTAATTAAATATTAGTTTAAAGTTTAAGGTTCAAAGGCTGAATTAAATGGAAGAGTATAAATTTTCTTTTAAAAAGTTAGATGTTTGGCAGAATTCAAGATTGTTGGTAAAAGAAATTTATACCATTTTTCCAAACTCCCATTAGAAGAAAAGTATGTAATTTCAGACCTATTAAGAAGAGCAGTGATTTCTGTCCCTTCTAATATAGCAGAAGGTAGTGCTAGGCTATCCACAAAGGAGCAGATTAGATTTTATGAAATTGCCTTTGGCTCTTTAATGGAGGTTTATTGTCAACTTCAGTTATGCATAGATGTAGAATATCTAATTTCAGAAGATATAAAAAATTCAAAAAAACTAATTTTTACTATATCTAAACAATTGTCCAAAATGAGAACTTTTTTACAAACTAAAACAAAATAAGTCAATTTATAACTAAACAAATAAATTTAATTTATTAAACCTTAAACGTGCTTTGGCACAAAATTAAACATTAAACA
This genomic window from Lentimicrobiaceae bacterium contains:
- a CDS encoding nucleotide sugar dehydrogenase — encoded protein: MKQELSNKTEKKEIKICVVGLGYVGLPLARLFSTKFPTIGYDINQERVNRLMQGKDDTLEVDDFLLQEAIDKNNFFCTTDIEKIKDCNFYVVTVPTPVDKHNNPDLTPLRKASETIGKVISKGDIVVYESTVYPGVTEEECLPVVEKVSGLTFNKDFFAGYSPERINPGDKERTVEKIKKVTSGSTPEIAKLIDEVYNTVLINGTHLAPSLKVAEASKIIENAQRDVNIAFMNELAKIFNAMGIDTNDAIEAAASKWNFIKLKPGLVGGHCISVDPYYLIQKAQVYGVLPRLMTDARRLNDNMGEYVANRVIKLMNYKGVMVKDAKILILGITFKENCPDIRNTKVVDIVHTLEPYTKNITIYDPWANKENVKHEYNLEITNTLPKEKFDTIILAVAHKEFLDIGINSMLKDTSVLYDVKSVLDKDIIDGRL
- the rfbA gene encoding glucose-1-phosphate thymidylyltransferase RfbA; translation: MKGIVLAGGSGTRLYPITKGISKQLIPIYDKPMVYYPISTLMLAGIREILIISTPQDLPGFKRLLGDGTDYGVRFEYAEQPSPDGLAQALIIGEQFVGDDAVCLVLGDNIFYGQGFSPMLGEAVENAEQQKQATVFGYYVDDPERYGVVEFDTTGKALSIEEKPENPKSNYAVVGLYFYPKGVAEIAKNVKPSRRGELEITSVNQEYLKNQTLSVQLLGRGFAWLDTGTHESLSEASNFIEVIEKRQGLKIACLEEIAYKNGWISSEDMARIAEPMKKNQYGQYLLKLLSN
- a CDS encoding four helix bundle protein, with protein sequence MAEFKIVGKRNLYHFSKLPLEEKYVISDLLRRAVISVPSNIAEGSARLSTKEQIRFYEIAFGSLMEVYCQLQLCIDVEYLISEDIKNSKKLIFTISKQLSKMRTFLQTKTK